The following coding sequences are from one Cygnus olor isolate bCygOlo1 chromosome 2, bCygOlo1.pri.v2, whole genome shotgun sequence window:
- the NKTR gene encoding NK-tumor recognition protein isoform X2 — translation MGVQDRPQCFFDIEINRDPVGRIMFQLFSDICPKTCKNFLCLCSGEKGIGKTTGKKLCYKGTTFHRVVKNFMIQGGDFSEGNGKGGESIYGGYFKDENFILKHDRAFLLSMANRGKHTNGSQFFITTKPAPHLDGVHVVFGLVISGFEVIEQIENLKTDTASRPYADVRVIDCGVLVTKSAKDALEKKKKVCSESEESESSSSASSSSESSSESEAENERSRRRKRKRRAKAKQSRKRRKEERKKEDSRCKRTSNQRCLSDKSDVTEKATDVSTKRDKPVVRPEEIPPVPENRFLLRRDVPVVNAEPEPKLLDATPVLTDQKPSVSKSGRKIKGRGTIRYHTPPRSRSCSESDDDESSETPPHWKEEMQRLRTYRPPSGEKWSKGDKLSDPCTSRWDERSASRRSRSWSHNGYSDLSTVRYSSHHKKHRKEKKKVKHKKKSKKQKHFKKHKQTKKKKTSASSDVESSHSFVRRKKSSCDRERKSRSSSSSSRHSSRRDWSKSDKEDQSSSTLSSRDTRSYYRSRSRSRSKSRSYSRSSRSRSASKSSRSRSRSRSSPSPRHQKTVSNSPRNTSTRLNENKLNKTADPVRAVILPTDKVVIPPVVPESLPVIPLSDSPPPSRWKPGQKPWKPSYERIQEMKAKTTHLIPTQTNYNVVVVKEANTSSSFRKRQRSSDSDRSGYSKYRSDRSSDSWPRSRSRSSRSRSYSRSYTRSRSLSSSRTKSRSSGRSQSPSKYRSDRSGYSESTSYYSLSDDDRHRSKRKSTLGDQNARSLKLRQETSSESTLPYKCTKDYDESSQGLKESDSLSSSDFSTDSEHSSKVKGAQEKEGHFQLEGDAQQQDKSNLSLVRGEEKSKCERDADRSKNKAIKEKSSEQPRGGAKSKRKSYSGSKWDSESNSERGEARRSRADSRASSGKEEGEATSGSDTELSVTKRIKKSNSSEGFLDSDCTWKVSKQLSSSESESSHSSSTNARGKSKKAKHESKKTLKKSHSKKAKEKSKGKKEKKHKVQKTKEMFHWQPPLEFGEEDDDDINEKPVIKDGKKEKQLTRDIKDKKQQASEKDEVVEDKTGNGEKPCTDENLPGKSTTDASPDHSNLNKDNVDPDPSANVLNSGIKVTACKNETEHVEEGNQNGLEDVVQTDDNMEICTPDRNSPGKVVVDTSPVILTAKPQALSASTNKDLQPPEQDAVKLGNNVIDFNINKEEKETGKQENNSVPVSSTKDCSLKSEITENTQSNPIDNKWKPLQGVGNLQPATISTATEVKNVASAPEPKPAGLRIEIKAKNKVRPGSLFDEVRKTARLNRRPRNQESSSEEESPSRDDNSPSRSLSRSRSKSESKSRHRTRSLSYSHSRSRSRSSTYSYRSRSYTRSRSRGWYSRDRSRSRSSSYHSYKSRSRTYSRSRSRSSSYGHHSRSSRSYTYDSYYSRSRSRSKRSDSYRRSRSYDRRSRSYGSDSESDRSYSNNRSPSESSGYS, via the exons TTGGTCGAATTATGTTTCAGCTCTTCTCAGATATATGTCCAAAGACTTGCAAAAACTTCCTTTGCTTATGCTCGG GTGAGAAAGGAATTGGCAAAACAACTGGCAAGAAGCTGTGTTACAAAGGCACTACATTCCATCGCGTGGTTAAAAACTTCATGATTCAGGGTGGGGACTTCAGCGAAG GTAATGGAAAAGGAGGTGAATCTATTTATGGTGGCTATTTTAAAG atgaaaactttATTCTCAAACATGACAGAGCGTTCCTTTTGTCAATGGCAAACCGAGGGAAACATACCAATGGTTCCCAATTTTTCAT aacaacaaagcCTGCTCCCCATCTCGATGG cgTACATGTTGTCTTTGGACTggttatttctggttttgaagtAATAGAGCaaatagaaaatctgaaaaccGATACTGCCAGTAGACCCTATGCAGATGTACGAGTTATTGACTGTGGGGTGCTTGTTACGAAATCAGCAAAGGATG CtttggagaagaagaagaaagtatgtTCTGAATCAGAAGAGTCAGAATCCTCCTCCAGTGCATcaagctcttcagaaagttCATCTGAAAGcgaagctgaaaatgaaagaagcagaagaagaaagcgTAAAAGAAGAGCTAAAGCAAAACAATCAAGAAAAcggagaaaggaggagaggaaaaaagaggattCAAGATGCAAGCGAACCTCAAACCAAAGATG CCTTTCTGACAAGAGCGATGtaacagaaaaagcaactgaTGTTAGCACAAAGAGGGATAAGCCTGTCGTACGTCCTGAAGAAATTCCCCCAGTGcctgaaaatagatttttgctAAGAAGAGATGTGCCTGTTGTCAACGCAGAACCTGAGCC gAAGCTTCTTGATGCTACACCAGTTCTAACCGACCAGAAACCATCAGTCTCTAAATCTGGAcgaaaaattaaaggaagaggCACAATA CGGTATCACACCCCACCTCGATCGCGGTCGTGTTCTGAATCCGATGATGATGAGAGTAGTGAGACCCCTCCGCACTGGAAAGAGGAAATGCAGAGATTACGAACATATAGACCACCTAGTGGAGAAAAGTGGAGTAAAGGCGATAA gttGAGTGACCCGTGTACAAGCAGATGGGATGAAAGAAGTGCATCACGGAGATCAAGGTCTTGGTCACATAACGGCTATTCTGATCTGAGTACTGTGAGATATTCCAGCCAccacaaaaagcacagaaaagagaaaaagaaagtgaaacataaaaagaagtctaaaaagcagaagcatttcAAGAAGCACAAGCAAacgaaaaaaaagaaaacatcagcttcGTCAGATGTGGAATCCTCTCATTCCTTCGTCAGGAGGAAGAAGTCATCTTGTGATCGTGAGAGGAAGTCTCGTTCTTCTTCATCATCTTCTAGACATTCATCCAGAAGAGACTGGTCTAAATCTGATAAGGAAGACCAGAGTTCATCAACTTTATCAAGCAGAGACACTCGGTCATACTACAGGTCCAGGTCCAGATCTAGGTCTAAATCAAGGTCTTACTCTCGAAGTTCCAGATCAAGATCAGCCTCTAAATCATCACGTTCCCGAAGTAGATCAAGATCAAGTCCTAGCCCTAGGCATCAAAAGACTGTTTCCAACTCTCCACGAAACACTTCGACACGATTAAATGAGAACAAGCTGAACAAGACTGCTGACCCTGTAAGAGCAGTTATACTGCCGACGGATAAAGTCGTCATACCACCGGTTGTCCCAGAAAGCCTCCCTGTCATACCCTTAAGTGATAGCCCACCACCTTCAAGGTGGAAGCCTGGGCAGAAACCATGGAAGCCATCCTATGAGCGAATTCAGGAAATGAAAGCTAAAACAACCCATTTAATACCCACCCAAACTAATTATAATGTAGTTGTTGTTAAAGAGGCTAacacttcttcctccttccgAAAGCGACAAAGGAGTTCAGATAGTGACCGAAGTGGTTATTCCAAATATCGTAGCGATAGAAGCTCGGATAGTTGGCCGCGATCGAGAAGCAGGTCCTCCCGAAGCAGGTCATACTCAAGATCTTACACAAGATCTAGAAGTCTGTCTAGCTCAAGAACAAAATCTCGTTCTTCTGGCAGATCACAGTCACCGAGTAAATACCGCAGTGACAGGTCGGGTTATAGTGAGTCAACATCTTACTATTCCCTTAGTGATGATGATAggcacagaagcaaaagaaaatctacATTGGGGGATCAGAACGCTCGGTCTCTTAAACTACGGCAGGAAACAAGCTCTGAAAGCACTCTCCCTTATAAATGTACAAAAGACTATGACGAGTCTTCTCAAGGACTGAAAGAGAGTGACAGTTTATCGTCTTCTGACTTCTCTACTGACAGTGAGCATTCCAGCAAAGTGAAAGGAGCCCAAGAAAAAGAAGGCCATTTTCAGTTGGAAGGAGATGCTCAGCAACAGGATAAAAGCAACTTAAGTTTGgtgagaggggaggagaaatcCAAGTGTGAAAGGGATGCTGATCGTTCtaaaaacaaagccattaaAGAGAAATCATCTGAGCAACCTAGAGGGGGTGCAAAAAGTAAACGAAAATCCTATTCAGGTAGCAAATGGGACTCTGAATCAAACTCAGAAAGGGGAGAGGCTAGGCGTAGTAGGGCAGATTCCAGAGCCTCCTCTGgtaaagaggaaggagaggccACATCAGGATCTGATACAGAACTTAGCGTTAccaaaaggataaaaaaatcaaattcctcAGAAGGCTTTCTGGATTCTGATTGTACGTGGAAGGTGAGCAAACAGTTGTCATCTTCCGAATCTGAGAGTTCTCATTCTAGCTCAACAAATGCTAGAGGAAAGTCAAAAAAGGCCAAACATGAAtcaaaaaaaactcttaaaaaatcTCActccaaaaaagcaaaagaaaaatccaaaggaaaaaaggagaagaaacacaaagttcagaaaacaaaagaaatgtttcattggCAGCCCCCGCTGGAGTTTGGTGAAGAGGATGATGATGATATAAATGAAAAGCCAGTTATCAAGGAcggtaaaaaagaaaagcagcttacCAGGGACATAAAGGATAAAAAACAGCAAGCTTCTGAAAAGGATGAAGTAGTCGAAGACAAAACGGGAAATGGTGAAAAGCCTTGTACGGATGAAAACCTTCCAGGTAAAAGCACTACTGATGCCTCACCAGATCACAGTAACCTTAATAAAGATAACGTTGATCCAGACCCTTCAGCCAATGTTTTAAACTCAGGAATAAAAGTGACTGCTTGCAAGAATGAGACTGAACATGTTGAAGAAGGTAACCAGAATGGGTTGGAAGATGTTGTTCAGACAGATGACAACATGGAGATTTGCACTCCAGACCGTAACTCACCAGGGAAGGTGGTTGTGGACACATCTCCTGTCATTCTCACTGCCAAACCTCAGGCTTTAAGTGCTAGTACAAACAAAGATTTACAGCCTCCTGAACAAGATGCTGTCAAATTAGGAAACAATGTTATAGACTTTAATattaacaaagaagaaaaagaaacagggaagCAAGAAAATAACTCTGTCCCTGTGTCTAGCACTAAAGATTGTAgtttaaaaagtgaaatcactgaaaatacacaaagcaaTCCAATCGATAATAAATGGAAGCCTTTGCAAGGTGTTGGTAACTTGCAACCAGCTACAATTAGTACTGCCACAGAAGTAAAGAACGTAGCTTCAGCACCAGAGCCTAAACCAGCAGGTTTAAGGAttgaaataaaagctaaaaataaagtaaggCCTGGATCTCTGTTTGATGAAGTTAGGAAAACAGCACGGCTAAATCGAAGGCCAAGGAACCAAGAAAGTTCCAGTGAGGAAGAGTCTCCAAGTAGAGATGACAATAGCCCATCCAGGAGCCTCAGTAGGTCACGAAGTAAATCTGAATCTAAATCCAGACACCGAACAAGGTCTCTGTCTTACAGCCACTCAAGAAGTCGATCCCGAAGTTCTACATATTCGTATAG GTCAAGAAGCTATACGAGAAGCCGAAGCAGAGGCTGGTATAGTAGAGATCGGTCAAGAAGTCGAAGTAGTTCCTACCACAGTTACAAGAGTCGTAG tCGAACCTATAGTAGAAGCAGATCAAGAAGTAGTTCCTATGGTCATCACAGCCGATCCAG caGGTCATACACATATGATAGTTACTATAGCAGAAGCCGAAGTAGAAGTAAAAGGAGTGACAGCTATCGGAGATCTAGAAGTTACGATAGGCGATCCAG ATCGTATGGCTCTGACAGTGAAAGTGATCGCAGTTACTCCAACAACCGAAGTCCCAGTGAAAGCAGTGGGTATAGCTGA
- the NKTR gene encoding NK-tumor recognition protein isoform X6, which translates to MGVQDRPQCFFDIEINRDPVGRIMFQLFSDICPKTCKNFLCLCSGEKGIGKTTGKKLCYKGTTFHRVVKNFMIQGGDFSEGNGKGGESIYGGYFKDENFILKHDRAFLLSMANRGKHTNGSQFFITTKPAPHLDGVHVVFGLVISGFEVIEQIENLKTDTASRPYADVRVIDCGVLVTKSAKDALEKKKKVCSESEESESSSSASSSSESSSESEAENERSRRRKRKRRAKAKQSRKRRKEERKKEDSRCKRTSNQRCLSDKSDVTEKATDVSTKRDKPVVRPEEIPPVPENRFLLRRDVPVVNAEPEPKLLDATPVLTDQKPSVSKSGRKIKGRGTIRYHTPPRSRSCSESDDDESSETPPHWKEEMQRLRTYRPPSGEKWSKGDKLSDPCTSRWDERSASRRSRSWSHNGYSDLSTVRYSSHHKKHRKEKKKVKHKKKSKKQKHFKKHKQTKKKKTSASSDVESSHSFVRRKKSSCDRERKSRSSSSSSRHSSRRDWSKSDKEDQSSSTLSSRDTRSYYRSRSRSRSKSRSYSRSSRSRSASKSSRSRSRSRSSPSPRHQKTVSNSPRNTSTRLNENKLNKTADPVRAVILPTDKVVIPPVVPESLPVIPLSDSPPPSRWKPGQKPWKPSYERIQEMKAKTTHLIPTQTNYNVVVVKEANTSSSFRKRQRSSDSDRSGYSKYRSDRSSDSWPRSRSRSSRSRSYSRSYTRSRSLSSSRTKSRSSGRSQSPSKYRSDRSGYSESTSYYSLSDDDRHRSKRKSTLGDQNARSLKLRQETSSESTLPYKCTKDYDESSQGLKESDSLSSSDFSTDSEHSSKVKGAQEKEGHFQLEGDAQQQDKSNLSLVRGEEKSKCERDADRSKNKAIKEKSSEQPRGGAKSKRKSYSGSKWDSESNSERGEARRSRADSRASSGKEEGEATSGSDTELSVTKRIKKSNSSEGFLDSDCTWKVSKQLSSSESESSHSSSTNARGKSKKAKHESKKTLKKSHSKKAKEKSKGKKEKKHKVQKTKEMFHWQPPLEFGEEDDDDINEKPVIKDGKKEKQLTRDIKDKKQQASEKDEVVEDKTGNGEKPCTDENLPGKSTTDASPDHSNLNKDNVDPDPSANVLNSGIKVTACKNETEHVEEGNQNGLEDVVQTDDNMEICTPDRNSPGKVVVDTSPVILTAKPQALSASTNKDLQPPEQDAVKLGNNVIDFNINKEEKETGKQENNSVPVSSTKDCSLKSEITENTQSNPIDNKWKPLQGVGNLQPATISTATEVKNVASAPEPKPAGLRIEIKAKNKVRPGSLFDEVRKTARLNRRPRNQESSSEEESPSRDDNSPSRSLSRSRSKSESKSRHRTRSLSYSHSRSRSRSSTYSYRSRSYTRSRSRGWYSRDRSRSRSSSYHSYKSRSRTYSRSRSRSSSYGHHSRSRSYTYDSYYSRSRSRSKRSDSYRRSRSYDRRSRSYGSDSESDRSYSNNRSPSESSGYS; encoded by the exons TTGGTCGAATTATGTTTCAGCTCTTCTCAGATATATGTCCAAAGACTTGCAAAAACTTCCTTTGCTTATGCTCGG GTGAGAAAGGAATTGGCAAAACAACTGGCAAGAAGCTGTGTTACAAAGGCACTACATTCCATCGCGTGGTTAAAAACTTCATGATTCAGGGTGGGGACTTCAGCGAAG GTAATGGAAAAGGAGGTGAATCTATTTATGGTGGCTATTTTAAAG atgaaaactttATTCTCAAACATGACAGAGCGTTCCTTTTGTCAATGGCAAACCGAGGGAAACATACCAATGGTTCCCAATTTTTCAT aacaacaaagcCTGCTCCCCATCTCGATGG cgTACATGTTGTCTTTGGACTggttatttctggttttgaagtAATAGAGCaaatagaaaatctgaaaaccGATACTGCCAGTAGACCCTATGCAGATGTACGAGTTATTGACTGTGGGGTGCTTGTTACGAAATCAGCAAAGGATG CtttggagaagaagaagaaagtatgtTCTGAATCAGAAGAGTCAGAATCCTCCTCCAGTGCATcaagctcttcagaaagttCATCTGAAAGcgaagctgaaaatgaaagaagcagaagaagaaagcgTAAAAGAAGAGCTAAAGCAAAACAATCAAGAAAAcggagaaaggaggagaggaaaaaagaggattCAAGATGCAAGCGAACCTCAAACCAAAGATG CCTTTCTGACAAGAGCGATGtaacagaaaaagcaactgaTGTTAGCACAAAGAGGGATAAGCCTGTCGTACGTCCTGAAGAAATTCCCCCAGTGcctgaaaatagatttttgctAAGAAGAGATGTGCCTGTTGTCAACGCAGAACCTGAGCC gAAGCTTCTTGATGCTACACCAGTTCTAACCGACCAGAAACCATCAGTCTCTAAATCTGGAcgaaaaattaaaggaagaggCACAATA CGGTATCACACCCCACCTCGATCGCGGTCGTGTTCTGAATCCGATGATGATGAGAGTAGTGAGACCCCTCCGCACTGGAAAGAGGAAATGCAGAGATTACGAACATATAGACCACCTAGTGGAGAAAAGTGGAGTAAAGGCGATAA gttGAGTGACCCGTGTACAAGCAGATGGGATGAAAGAAGTGCATCACGGAGATCAAGGTCTTGGTCACATAACGGCTATTCTGATCTGAGTACTGTGAGATATTCCAGCCAccacaaaaagcacagaaaagagaaaaagaaagtgaaacataaaaagaagtctaaaaagcagaagcatttcAAGAAGCACAAGCAAacgaaaaaaaagaaaacatcagcttcGTCAGATGTGGAATCCTCTCATTCCTTCGTCAGGAGGAAGAAGTCATCTTGTGATCGTGAGAGGAAGTCTCGTTCTTCTTCATCATCTTCTAGACATTCATCCAGAAGAGACTGGTCTAAATCTGATAAGGAAGACCAGAGTTCATCAACTTTATCAAGCAGAGACACTCGGTCATACTACAGGTCCAGGTCCAGATCTAGGTCTAAATCAAGGTCTTACTCTCGAAGTTCCAGATCAAGATCAGCCTCTAAATCATCACGTTCCCGAAGTAGATCAAGATCAAGTCCTAGCCCTAGGCATCAAAAGACTGTTTCCAACTCTCCACGAAACACTTCGACACGATTAAATGAGAACAAGCTGAACAAGACTGCTGACCCTGTAAGAGCAGTTATACTGCCGACGGATAAAGTCGTCATACCACCGGTTGTCCCAGAAAGCCTCCCTGTCATACCCTTAAGTGATAGCCCACCACCTTCAAGGTGGAAGCCTGGGCAGAAACCATGGAAGCCATCCTATGAGCGAATTCAGGAAATGAAAGCTAAAACAACCCATTTAATACCCACCCAAACTAATTATAATGTAGTTGTTGTTAAAGAGGCTAacacttcttcctccttccgAAAGCGACAAAGGAGTTCAGATAGTGACCGAAGTGGTTATTCCAAATATCGTAGCGATAGAAGCTCGGATAGTTGGCCGCGATCGAGAAGCAGGTCCTCCCGAAGCAGGTCATACTCAAGATCTTACACAAGATCTAGAAGTCTGTCTAGCTCAAGAACAAAATCTCGTTCTTCTGGCAGATCACAGTCACCGAGTAAATACCGCAGTGACAGGTCGGGTTATAGTGAGTCAACATCTTACTATTCCCTTAGTGATGATGATAggcacagaagcaaaagaaaatctacATTGGGGGATCAGAACGCTCGGTCTCTTAAACTACGGCAGGAAACAAGCTCTGAAAGCACTCTCCCTTATAAATGTACAAAAGACTATGACGAGTCTTCTCAAGGACTGAAAGAGAGTGACAGTTTATCGTCTTCTGACTTCTCTACTGACAGTGAGCATTCCAGCAAAGTGAAAGGAGCCCAAGAAAAAGAAGGCCATTTTCAGTTGGAAGGAGATGCTCAGCAACAGGATAAAAGCAACTTAAGTTTGgtgagaggggaggagaaatcCAAGTGTGAAAGGGATGCTGATCGTTCtaaaaacaaagccattaaAGAGAAATCATCTGAGCAACCTAGAGGGGGTGCAAAAAGTAAACGAAAATCCTATTCAGGTAGCAAATGGGACTCTGAATCAAACTCAGAAAGGGGAGAGGCTAGGCGTAGTAGGGCAGATTCCAGAGCCTCCTCTGgtaaagaggaaggagaggccACATCAGGATCTGATACAGAACTTAGCGTTAccaaaaggataaaaaaatcaaattcctcAGAAGGCTTTCTGGATTCTGATTGTACGTGGAAGGTGAGCAAACAGTTGTCATCTTCCGAATCTGAGAGTTCTCATTCTAGCTCAACAAATGCTAGAGGAAAGTCAAAAAAGGCCAAACATGAAtcaaaaaaaactcttaaaaaatcTCActccaaaaaagcaaaagaaaaatccaaaggaaaaaaggagaagaaacacaaagttcagaaaacaaaagaaatgtttcattggCAGCCCCCGCTGGAGTTTGGTGAAGAGGATGATGATGATATAAATGAAAAGCCAGTTATCAAGGAcggtaaaaaagaaaagcagcttacCAGGGACATAAAGGATAAAAAACAGCAAGCTTCTGAAAAGGATGAAGTAGTCGAAGACAAAACGGGAAATGGTGAAAAGCCTTGTACGGATGAAAACCTTCCAGGTAAAAGCACTACTGATGCCTCACCAGATCACAGTAACCTTAATAAAGATAACGTTGATCCAGACCCTTCAGCCAATGTTTTAAACTCAGGAATAAAAGTGACTGCTTGCAAGAATGAGACTGAACATGTTGAAGAAGGTAACCAGAATGGGTTGGAAGATGTTGTTCAGACAGATGACAACATGGAGATTTGCACTCCAGACCGTAACTCACCAGGGAAGGTGGTTGTGGACACATCTCCTGTCATTCTCACTGCCAAACCTCAGGCTTTAAGTGCTAGTACAAACAAAGATTTACAGCCTCCTGAACAAGATGCTGTCAAATTAGGAAACAATGTTATAGACTTTAATattaacaaagaagaaaaagaaacagggaagCAAGAAAATAACTCTGTCCCTGTGTCTAGCACTAAAGATTGTAgtttaaaaagtgaaatcactgaaaatacacaaagcaaTCCAATCGATAATAAATGGAAGCCTTTGCAAGGTGTTGGTAACTTGCAACCAGCTACAATTAGTACTGCCACAGAAGTAAAGAACGTAGCTTCAGCACCAGAGCCTAAACCAGCAGGTTTAAGGAttgaaataaaagctaaaaataaagtaaggCCTGGATCTCTGTTTGATGAAGTTAGGAAAACAGCACGGCTAAATCGAAGGCCAAGGAACCAAGAAAGTTCCAGTGAGGAAGAGTCTCCAAGTAGAGATGACAATAGCCCATCCAGGAGCCTCAGTAGGTCACGAAGTAAATCTGAATCTAAATCCAGACACCGAACAAGGTCTCTGTCTTACAGCCACTCAAGAAGTCGATCCCGAAGTTCTACATATTCGTATAG GTCAAGAAGCTATACGAGAAGCCGAAGCAGAGGCTGGTATAGTAGAGATCGGTCAAGAAGTCGAAGTAGTTCCTACCACAGTTACAAGAGTCGTAG tCGAACCTATAGTAGAAGCAGATCAAGAAGTAGTTCCTATGGTCATCACAGCCGATCCAG GTCATACACATATGATAGTTACTATAGCAGAAGCCGAAGTAGAAGTAAAAGGAGTGACAGCTATCGGAGATCTAGAAGTTACGATAGGCGATCCAG ATCGTATGGCTCTGACAGTGAAAGTGATCGCAGTTACTCCAACAACCGAAGTCCCAGTGAAAGCAGTGGGTATAGCTGA